The genomic segment CCATAATCCATTCTGAGGGGTCAGTATAATCTTCCCCTTCCTGTTAACAGACTCTCTGGCCACTCCTAAAGTCCACTCAGTCTTCCCCTTGACCTGAACCTCATAGTAAAATTTCCCTGATGAGAACCTCTCCTTTCCCAGGACATTGGGACACTTATCAAATCTCTTTGGGTTGTCAGGGAGATTCTGTTTTGTGTCTCCATGTGTCACTTGTTTTCCATCATCAGACAGGATGAGTTTGGGATGAGCTGTATCAGGATCCAGAGTCACATCCACTGGGAGAAACACACAGTAGTTCATAAAAAGACCCTCATTATAAAGTAGATCCTACTGATTAAAATATGTAACAGGATTTGTAGAACACCAAAATATATACTGAGTAAACACCTTATTATTCGTCTTCGAAAGTGATCCattctacatttacatttagggcatttagcagatgcgcttatccagaacgacttacaaagtgctttgcatctgttcccAGAAAGATAGCacagataggtcagaattcaagatacccttgagccagactactactaaactacagcaATCAATGCCATTAGCTAGTGTTGCAAATAAACAGACTCAAACAGGAATTAAAAAACTGATAcctagaagcacaaataaccatagacataAATAAACATTGAACTTACAGAACAAGGACAAGTGCTATCTGTGGTCTTAATgctcatttaagtactcaaacaggtgagtcttcagtctacgtttAAAGATGGCAAGAGACTCTACCGTCCAAATTTTAAAGAGGGAAATATTGAATTATGACTCACAGACTGCATAATTTGCAGGTGCTATTGGTTAACTAGGAATATAACTTGATTACTATTAGAGGAAAAAAACATCCTAGGTGAATCCTTGAATTCTTTATTCTATGGAATTATTCACTGACCCCAGAACTCCGCCCCTATTTCATAAATTAATTCACCTACAGTGAAAGGGGTGTAGAGTTATCTGCTATTTAGTTCTGTTCCTTTAATGTTTCCCTTTTGGTGTTGAGAATTTAATTTAGGTTCTGTTTGGTCATTCTCCCCTCGTTTGTGTATTCCATTAGCATCTTGCTCCATGTATTTAGTTTATCAGATAACTGTGGGTGTTTGTTACTTTTGAGGTTGTTTGTAGTTGTATCCCCGGTCATCTGTTATGTctgttttgcttacatttgcTATTAAAACCACAGTCTCCTACAAGTGCATCTACTCTGACCTCTCCGTTCATTACACTGGTcctactatttttatttttacatatttattacTACTCGATAAATATGTCCCTCTGGATCAGACTCTcagccaaatgctgtaaatgtaaataaatatattgataaacatgtataaatacataaaaactGCTATTATACACTTAATTTATATGCATCCCATCTCACATTTTAAATTCAGATCATTAATGAAAAAAGCAAATATGACACAAACTGGGCAGTCAAGAGAAGTTCTAGTTAGTGAAATAATCTCTGGGTTCATAAAACTGACATGCAGGATTGGTGGAATATACTGTAGCTACAGCTATAGAGCAGATGGACCTAATAGTCCAACAACTCTATGTCCTTTACAGTCAGTCATAattaatacatatttatatGGTTACAAGAGTTGCAGTAGTgttaggataatctgtataatATACTGTAGATAATAGTTATTCGAATGAACAGAGAAAAATTAGAAATCACACTGTACCTGCATATTGTTGTCTCCTCTTCAGTACTGTGCTGACTGAATTTTAGGAAGAGAGATATTAATTTGATTTTGAAGAAGTTATTTTATAGCATTGGACTTCACATTAACAACCTGAAGTGATTTTTTTCCCTTATTGTgacatggggcagtcatggtctggtggtagggaactggtcttgtgaccagagggtcatgggttcgattcccaggcctgaggccatgactgaggaaCTGCCCCCCGggatagggctgcccactgctctaggcatgtgtgcaccacagccccctagtaatcactagtgtgtgtgtgttctaactgcacagatgagtaaatgtgaaggacaaatttcgattgtggtgaaaaatcacaattcacaaatatggcacatttcataaattagattttttttcagacaGTGTGGACACATTAATCGTTTCTTTTCAAATGATATTTGAATCACTTTTGCATGTGATCTGTAATTGAATTCATAGCCGATTCATGGCTATTTGAATTGAATGTGAATTTAATGAATGCAGGAGAGGAACAGCTGTGACCACAGTACGTCTGACACCAGCAGGAGCAGAATCTGTGTTTATCTTCTCAACCTGATCATGTACAGATGACTAACTGGTTCCTGACCTCCAgggtaaattgtgatgcataCATGAGCTATAAGCATGTCCAATTAGCCTGTTTAATTCTACGAGGATTTACACAAATATGAGGCTTGTTGCTGGTGAGGCAGGTGACTTGTGCATATTCATGTAATTTCAGGAGATATATTGTATGTGCTCACATTACAGAAAGATACAGGTTACAGTTATGAATAAGAACAAGCAACATATTCAAATCTGATCTTAGGAGTGTACAATATGTGAATGTAGATTATATTTCATTATAGTGAATTGCTATATAGCTATTGGCCACAAATTTCTTGTTAGAGACTTGTACctggaaaatattttaaatagaaaagtTTCTCACCTGCTTGTTTCAACTTAATATTCATTGTTTCAATGAGTTTGTTATTCAGAGTCttctgaagctgagagagaactTTAATCACAGTCTCCACATTCACATCAGTGTCGATACTGATGTCAGTCCAGTTCttggtgtgtggagggctgtTCATGGTTGGGTAGATCTAcagtacagcaggagagaggagaaacccCTCAGCATGGGGAGGGTTGTCCTGTGATGTGCTGTGTTGTCTCTGAGCAGAGAGAGGAACACTGACCTTTAGGAGGTGGATGTGGTCCTCAGTGTGGGAGAGCTGCTCCAGCTCACTGTCTCTTCTCTTTAGTTCAGTGATCTCCTGCTCCAGGTCTTTAATGAATCCTTCAGCCTTGCTCTCTGCTGCTTTCTGCCTGGCCTGGCCCAGCACAGCCTGGCTTCTCTCAATGGAGCGCTGCAGAGCAGTGAAAACCTCAGTGCTGTCTGCAATATCTTTCTCTGGTATTTTCTAATGGAAGAAGACATTTTTACTTTAATCAGTCAAGTTGATGTGAAATTTAACATCAGTTTAAAAAGTTCTGCCAAACTGAAAGTGTGTAGCCATACAGGCTCCCATGATATGGTCCGGTGTGTTCGtgtttgttgttgatgttgttgcCACACCCCCTGGTTAGCCCATGTCACATACACCCtcttctagctgtcactccggtttccctgttcctcgtgtctgtgttgttccctgctcgtACATCCCTTCttgttgtctgtttctatggttccCCTccatgccccccctccccccgtctGCCACACCCGTGTCTCCAGTGTCtccagttgtgtctagtttagttctgtgtatttatattccCAGTGTTCCCTTGTCCCTTATCGTGTATTTTGTGAAGTTTGTGAATCCTTCTGAAAGTGTTGCGATCTTTGGTTGGTAATCTGTATTTGTGTTCCTTGTGAGTTTCCCCGGTTTTGTTCTGTATTCCGTGCTAGTGTTTTGTTCCTGCCTGTTCTGTTTCCTCGCCTGGTCTTTGTAAGTACTCCCAGTGTTTAGTATGTCTCAACTTGTTCAATGTTCGGACACTCTTGAAGACTTCACCCGTGCTATCCTTTTCGACCCTGAATATGGACTTCcttttaataaatctcgctctcctcagcgttcgTGTCCGCCTCCTCGTTCAGGAGCCCACCTTCtgcctcacctgtctcttgtttCCTCTTCATCAATGTGTGTTTACATCTTTGTGATGTCTATGTCTACACATCATTAAATGTTCTCTGTTGGTTCCCTCACACTGTGACAAGATATGAAGTATGTGGTGTTTCACCCACTTTTCTGAGCTCTACTGTGTGTTTGATCTCTTCTATCTTCTTTTCTCTCTCGTGAATCATCTCCCTGAAATCTGATTGTGTCTTCCTCAGCTGTGTCTGTAGATAAAGAGGTAAACAAAGAAAAGTTGTTTTACACATATGAAATGGTGGCCTAAGTTTCCTTGaagttttttatatttattttataaatctgtgttgtgtttaatgttgatgTTATCCAATGTTAGTGTCTCACCCTTttctctccactctcctcctctatgGTAACAGTGTTGTGAGTCCTGTGTTCTCCCTCAgtgcagaactgacacacacacatctggtcTTCTCTACAGAACAGCTCCAGGGGTCTCTCATGTTTCTGACATCGGTAGTCATTCACGTTCTCCACAGGGTTTATTAGTTTGTGTTTCTTAAGATTTGGAACATTATTATGGGGCTCTAGATGAGACTTACAAAATGTCACACCACAGTGGAGACAGGATTTTACAGCCTTCAACTTCTCTCCAGTGCAGAAATCACAAAGAAAATAAGTTTCATCAAGACGTTTTTTCTTCTTGAAGTGATCCCCAACCTCTCTCTGTGTTGTATCAATCTTGACTGATAAGAAAGGAAacaataatttatttttaatctATATTTTAAAGTATTTGAATTATCTTCATATCAGAATTGACAATACTTCTCAACATACTTGATGTTACTGAGTCTCTGACTAGTGCTGACTAAATGAGGAACAGGTAATAATAATCTGGTGATGCCAGTCTTGTACACTGAGGTGAGAGatgctgggaaatgtagtctcTGGAATTGTGCTACATGACACATGGAGCTTAGAGTGTAAATCACTCCATTCTGTAGTCAGTACTAGTTGTATTCTGATCATACTGTTACCGAACCACTATAGAGTTAAGCTAAAAATTATGTATGATATTTCTTAACAGACAAGCTGTATTTCTGTCCTGTGTGTATGAGCTGTGTAACTTACGCTCAGGCAGGACATCTATTTGCCTCTTTCTGCTTCGTCGTGATGATGATTCTGCCATTTCTTTCTTTCCCATTTGTTAACACTTTTTAGAAAAAATCACATGACTCAGAAAATACACGTATATCTGTCACACATCAGCTAAAAAGGATTACAAACTTCTTGCATACATATTTTATAAAACATGTTCATAGAAATTGCTCGCCAGAAGTTACCTCTCTTACCAAGTACCTGAACGCGGGAGTACATCAAACTGGAACAACAAGGCCCAGACACTAAACAATGACGGTGAAACTTCCtactaaataaatgtaaatacctAAATACAGGTGCATCTTTTGGGTTTCcattggctgtaagccataattaacattaacagaaataaacacttgaaatagatcactctgtcatgaatatgaatatcactttttgtattaaattactgaaataaataattttttttgatGATATCCTAATTTATTGAGATCCACCTGTATTTACCAACATTAGGTTCTGTCACAGTTGGTCCTGTCACAGTTGGTCCTGCCTTCCATGTCAATCATGTTTACGTTTCATTAGTTCATTGTGGTTTGTTTTGTTAATAACCCTTGTCATTCTTGTCAACTGTATCTTGTCTAGTCTTCGTTAGTAATGGTATTTATGTTCCTTGTTTCCTGCCTGTCTTCGTGGTTCATTACGTTTTGTCGTTCGATGTGTTCTAGGTGTTCTGTCATCCTTCGTGATTCTTGTCTTTGGTCAGTTGTCTGTAATTTATGTATACTCTGTTCATTATGCCTAGCTGTCCTCGTGCTGTCTGGATGTTTGCTGTTTTGTAATGTGAAACTGTCACGTGAGTTGTTAAGTCTTTTATAAAGTTTGCTctactctgcatttgtgtcctcCTCTGCTCCCACATCGTATGCAACGTAACATCACCTCCAAATTGGCTTTCCCCCAGACCTCAAACTAGCCCTTTTTATAGGGACACCACAGTAAtcaataaaaacactacacgccctaaaaaaaaaaaacaatcatgAAATATTATAAGTAGTGAAACCTTAAGGTAGTCGAGTTATTGATTGTTGGCAGATAACCAGGGTGTGATGGCCACTTGCTACACAGGCATTTCAGGTTCATACTTGCTATGTACCTTCTTAATAGTCATATGTTCACTAGAGCTCTACTGCGGGTATAGAACTAAAGCATTACACAGTCTGATTGTCTAATGCTTTTACCCTCCTGTAAATACCTGGTTAAACTTCATCTTTGTCACTAGTTAATTGACTTCTGTTTATGGACTTGTAAGTTGTAGTCATACAATTTCTCAGCCATTCAGATCTTGAATTGGAttaatgtttgttttagcttttTTTCCCCATTGAGACATAGCTACAGTAAATTTGACAACTGGAAATCGATAGATAATTTTTTGCTAGCAATAATCTTCCCTACCTGGTCGAATGGTGTAGTCAAAGAAGAGGCTATTTAAATATCAAAAACATAAACATCAATTTTTATGTTTCAGATGACTAAGGCCTTAGGGAAACACTGGCAGAGCTCATtcattttctcattattaagttgTTCATTGTTCATGAAGATTGATCATTTTCATAAAAATTTACCCTTGGTCTGTGAGCACAGAACAAAAACGTTTTAAGACAAAGTTCATATAGCAACAATCAATATTTCAGCTGCCTACAGGGAGCCATTTTTGTAATGACGCTGATATTCTTTTCTTTTAGTCTTTTTTACACCTGCAGTTCAATCCACCAGTGGAAAAACATCTGAAAATGGTACAGCAGGCACTGAAGTAGAACTACTGACCTTTACTTTCCTCTTTGCTGGTTTTTAGAAGGCTGTAATGTCCAGTATCTCGTCTTCTCAGTGCTGCTTCATGTCCAGTGATGCTGCCGCTTCAATGTGAGAATTATAAATGGTTCAGTTTTACTTTCATTTCTCATGATCACACTTTGCATGTGATTCTTTGTGCTGGCAAGAACATTCCAGTTTACAGTCTCACTGACACTGCTAGTGTGTCTCTGTATCAGAATCAGGTGAGTATTTTACTtcacaataaacaaaacaagtgtaACAACTAGGACAGAGGGCTGAACGCAAATGCGGACTGAACAAAAGGTTTaatgatacatatacacaaagcacacaaaagaTACACCAAGAATCATCAAACACCCAAACTAGGAACCAAACACTAACATAACTGGAAGAACATGACTACAGAAAAGGAAAGGCATTAACAAGCATATCTAGAAAAACCACAATCTGAAGTACAACTGAAAGAGAACATCAAAGAACAGAGAGTACTAACAGGCTAAATATACaaacagagaacaccaagaatcCAACAGGTATACAAGCAAGAAGTACTTACAATAACCGACAACACAAGAtactaaacacaagacttaaatacactaaccaaccaagggactcaacaagacacagcagaaagcaataatgaggggcagaaaacaaggcaggggagtgaagtcagacacaatgaggaatttcaaaataagacaaacggaagacatgaccgacaggagggaggcaggcctgacagaacccccctccAAGGCGCGCAACCAAACTCAAAAATCAAGCACAGATAGGAGGAACCAAACCAGGAAATGAAGGACAAGCTGGGAGCTGGGGAGAATGCAACTGGAACAGAGGACCTAGGGGCAAAAACAGAAGGCTCAGGGGACAGAGGGCTaggagacacaaacacaggagcgGAAACAGGTTGAGGGGGACAGGAAAATGGGACCTCTGGGGACTGGACAGGGCAAGACACCGGGGAAGCAGGATCCGAACAGGGAACGAGGCAGAGACAGACGCAAATATATTCAAAACTACAGACACATGAACAGGAACAAAATGGGTGACAATTCTAGGAACAAACATGGGTACAGGGacagaaacaacaacaacaacaacaccagaTACAGTAACGGGCATGGGCACATTAACAATGACGGTATCACGTACAGAGACAGGGAACAGAACAAGGCAAAAATGGGGATACACCAGGGGGAGAAGCAGACAATACATCAAGTCCATGACCACAAGTGGGCAACAGTCACTGGGGGAACAGGATGGACggtgacgggcagcggggactggtgcaggcctctcctgggcctgggCAGCTGGCCGCGGGTCAGGAGGCGCCGAGGGCTGCTGGAGCATCTGGGGAGGAACATGGACATGCCCTTGCgccgcccctcagtcccctcttcctccccacattgccaatggggtcggtctgatgagacatgagggcccgacgcataggctcatagcaccccccccaaaaaagtcttaggaaaatccaccatactgatggagaagaccactccaggaagaggtgtagtagcacctacagtctcagacatgctgtagggctggggggcaacaccggagaacctagcctgtaagagtttgaaaaacccctccacagtccaggcttcctccgtccggtgcgcaaggatgaggtttgcccactgaagcgcctttccctgtagtcttgccctcataaagagcaccagagcctttttgggtggcatagggcatgtcaggaactgaaaatacaggctacattgtagaacaaaggcatcagcattacgctcctctccatcatacatgtctggggagttagttaaagagggcattgcaacaggtttggacacctgcagtgtccaaaatgaaacatgactgaAAATGGTCCAGCTGTACCTGaaagtcctcatcatctttgggaggaggcaggcaagcaacatgcctcactccactgtccgCTGCATTCATTGTAGGTCGGTTATTCTGTAACAACTAGGACAGAGGGCTGAACGCAAATGCGGACTGAACAAAAGATTTaatgatacatatacacaaagcacacaaaagaTACACCAAGAATCATCAAACAACACCCAAACTAGGAACCAAACACTAACATAACTGGAAGAACATGACTACAGAAAAGGAAAGGCATTAACAAGCATATCTAGAAAAACCACAATCTGAAGTACAACTGAAAGAGAACATCAAAGAACAGAGAGTACTAACAGGCTAAATATACaaacagagaacaccaagaatcCAACAGGTATACAAGCAAGAAGTACTTACAATAACCGACAACACAAGAtactaaacacaagacttaaatacactaaccaaccaagggactcaacaagacacagcagaaagcaataatgaggggcagaaaacaaggcaggggagtgaagtcagacacaatgaggaatttcaaaataaaagacaaacggaagacatgaccgacaggagggaggcaggcctGACAACAAGGCTTTTCTAAGAGACACCAAGCATTGATTTGTGTACTTATAAATATCTGAATGACCAACTGGAAGTGCATGAAGTGAGGAAAGATTTCCATCAATTTACACAATGAAATGTAGTCCTGCTCTTCAATGGAAAGTTTAAGTTAGTGAAAAGTAACACAATGTACTCCACATGAGTCATGATTACTAGTTTGTCGGTTGCTTTCATGCATTACTTGAATGATTATGAAGATTTGCACAATAggaagtgcatttctcaaaacaattCATACAAACAGCACCACACAATGGTTGTTTATGTCTTCAGAGTATCAGAATGACAAGCACTTTTGTCATTGATTACAAACATGACAGTCAAAATACTTTGCCAAGTCACATATCCGTGTACTCCGTAAACATTTTCTGAAGTCTATGGTTTTGAGGACAATGAATGAAAATGCACAAGGTTGCACAAATGAATGTCAATAGTTGAAAGTTTCACATTACTCTGCATAGAGATTGATGCACCTTCATGCCTTTTACAGTTTGAATAGCTAATATTGTTGTATTTATAGACCATGTCATTACagtatagaaaagaaatacaagtCTGTCATACTCATAACACTCCATAGTACTAAGGGGAAAAACTACTGAATTAGAAATGTAAACATTGGAAACAGGCATAAttgtatatatactatataattGTATATATACAATTTTCCACTATATGGAAAATTGCAGTGCAGTCTTTCAATACCCTCCAGCGTCCCTGTCTGTTGGGCAACAGATTCTCATAACAAATCTTCTCATACATTACAGTGTGGAAAGCTTCTTTTTGGAATGTCTTGTTAGTCCTTGTTAGTAGTGGACAGTATCTCTGCCTTTCATGTGGAAAACTGGCGGTCAGTGGGGAACTTGGCAGCTTTAGAGTTGGGGCAGCCATTGTCTAGGGGTAGTTGAGACAATATTATGCTTGGTCATAGGTCATGTTTGACTCCCAGCTAGACCATGACttaagtgcccttgagcaaggaaCTTAACCCCAGGCGCCAGGGCTAGGGCAGTCAAAATACCACTCTGGACGTATGTACTCACAGCCCACTAGTTTTCAATAGTATGTGTGTTTTCTTACTGCAGGGATGGGTTAAATTCTGATTAGGTGAAAATCACAAGTTGCCAATTTGCCAAATGTGATGTTGTGGACATAACGTCTGTAGGACCTGCCTTACAGAATACTGGGACAAGAGTCCACACTATCCATATCCACTATGTAAAGACAAATTTACCAAGATACCTGAACTGAAGATTAATACAACACTGAGACAGGTTGTGGATCACTTCATAAAGAAATAAAGTCTTGATAAACCTGAAGTTCTTTGTGGCACCTGCACTGGAGTGAAACCAAAGGCTGTAAAATCCTGTCTGGATTGTGGTCTGACATTTTGTAAATCTCATCTCAGACTGTACAGACTCTACAAACTGGAAATGCCTGTATATAGTTTTAGCATCTCAGTTATTTAGCATGACATTATTTCCCTGTTCATGCTTTGCGAAGGCTTTGGATTCTTCCCAATTATACTGGTAAAATATTCGAAACATTAGACCATTGAAACATGTAGGAGTCAAAATGCTCCCTGGGAGCTTTGGGAATGAGCATGGTGTTTGTTTGACATATTTTCATGGTTTAGAAGTACATATATTTGAACATTATGTTaatctacagttgtgatcaaatttattcaacccccaatgctgcgaagggttttatggaattcagtgcacatttgtaattgtgttcataatgaaatcttacaaggacttgttaaagaactaaatgcaactaagatagcatcaattttttttgtcataaagtattaaatggcctttttgtgatttcttcattgacacaattattcaacccctttacgactaccactcctaagaacagaagttcattccagtgttttccatcaggtattgaaaacatctgtggatgtcaacgagcagcaatcaagcatgataagcaccaattaggcagatttaaaaggactgtgatactcagctccttctagacatctactggtgtgtttccaagcatggtgaaggcaagagaatggtcccagaagacaagagaagaggttattgctcttcacaagaatggcaatggatataaaaagattgcgaagttgttaaatattccaagagacactatcggaagtatcattcgcaagttcaagttaaagggcacagtggaaacgttacctggtcgtggcagaaagaagatcctgaccgcgactgctgtgcgctacctgaagcgtaatgtggagaaaaatccccgcgtgactgctaaggaactgaaaaaagacctgtcagatgtgggcactgaagtttcagctcagacaataaggcgcgcactgcataacgaagacctccatgccagaacgcccagacgcacccccttgctgactccaaagaacaagaaaagtcgactgcagtatgccaaaagtcatgtggacaagccacaaaggttttggaacagtgtactgtggtcagatgaaactaaattag from the Brachyhypopomus gauderio isolate BG-103 unplaced genomic scaffold, BGAUD_0.2 sc114, whole genome shotgun sequence genome contains:
- the LOC143497895 gene encoding E3 ubiquitin-protein ligase TRIM21-like isoform X2; the protein is MGKKEMAESSSRRSRKRQIDVLPELKIDTTQREVGDHFKKKKRLDETYFLCDFCTGEKLKAVKSCLHCGVTFCKSHLEPHNNVPNLKKHKLINPVENVNDYRCQKHERPLELFCREDQMCVCQFCTEGEHRTHNTVTIEEESGEKRTQLRKTQSDFREMIHEREKKIEEIKHTVELRKRSIERSQAVLGQARQKAAESKAEGFIKDLEQEITELKRRDSELEQLSHTEDHIHLLKIYPTMNSPPHTKNWTDISIDTDVNVETVIKVLSQLQKTLNNKLIETMNIKLKQAVSTVLKRRQQYAVDVTLDPDTAHPKLILSDDGKQVTHGDTKQNLPDNPKRFDKCPNVLGKERFSSGKFYYEVQVKGKTEWTLGVARESVNRKGKIILTPQNGLWTVALRNENKYSACADPPVLLTLREKPQTVGVFVDYEEGLVSFYDVEARSRIHSYTGQSFTEKLYPFFCPCDNDGDDWIQAPAGTWGMVWLPVDVLIPGFTWGVTLQSEPTIPASLLRHGMKAWHSSTDIYSDNIKTQNFQFLLPSLIV
- the LOC143497895 gene encoding E3 ubiquitin-protein ligase TRIM21-like isoform X3, which encodes MGKKEMAESSSRRSRKRQIDVLPELKIDTTQREVGDHFKKKKRLDETYFLCDFCTGEKLKAVKSCLHCGVTFCKSHLEPHNNVPNLKKHKLINPVENVNDYRCQKHERPLELFCREDQMCVCQFCTEGEHRTHNTVTIEEESGEKRTQLRKTQSDFREMIHEREKKIEEIKHTVELRKKIPEKDIADSTEVFTALQRSIERSQAVLGQARQKAAESKAEGFIKDLEQEITELKRRDSELEQLSHTEDHIHLLKIYPTMNSPPHTKNWTDISIDTDVNVETVIKVLSQLQKTLNNKLIETMNIKLKQAVSTVLKRRQQYAVDVTLDPDTAHPKLILSDDGKQVTHGDTKQNLPDNPKRFDKCPNVLGKERFSSGKFYYEVQVKGKTEWTLGVARESVNRKGKIILTPQNGLWTVALRNENKYSACADPPVLLTLREKPQTVGVFVDYEEGLVSFYDVEARSRIHSYTGQSFTEKLYPFFCPCDNDGDALQQQFSSASGRKRLQHSTHGHR
- the LOC143497895 gene encoding E3 ubiquitin-protein ligase TRIM21-like isoform X1, with the protein product MGKKEMAESSSRRSRKRQIDVLPELKIDTTQREVGDHFKKKKRLDETYFLCDFCTGEKLKAVKSCLHCGVTFCKSHLEPHNNVPNLKKHKLINPVENVNDYRCQKHERPLELFCREDQMCVCQFCTEGEHRTHNTVTIEEESGEKRTQLRKTQSDFREMIHEREKKIEEIKHTVELRKKIPEKDIADSTEVFTALQRSIERSQAVLGQARQKAAESKAEGFIKDLEQEITELKRRDSELEQLSHTEDHIHLLKIYPTMNSPPHTKNWTDISIDTDVNVETVIKVLSQLQKTLNNKLIETMNIKLKQAVSTVLKRRQQYAVDVTLDPDTAHPKLILSDDGKQVTHGDTKQNLPDNPKRFDKCPNVLGKERFSSGKFYYEVQVKGKTEWTLGVARESVNRKGKIILTPQNGLWTVALRNENKYSACADPPVLLTLREKPQTVGVFVDYEEGLVSFYDVEARSRIHSYTGQSFTEKLYPFFCPCDNDGDDWIQAPAGTWGMVWLPVDVLIPGFTWGVTLQSEPTIPASLLRHGMKAWHSSTDIYSDNIKTQNFQFLLPSLIV